The Gemmatimonadaceae bacterium region GCTGGTGGGGTATGACCACGGGTTCGGGCGCGGGCGCATGGGCGATGCCGATGTGCTGCGGGCGCTCGGCGCGGCGCGCGGCTTCTCGGTGTCGGTCCTCGATCCGGTGCACACGCCGGACGGACATGCCATCAGCTCTACGGCCATTCGCCGCGCGGTCGCCGGCGGCGATCTCCATCGCGCCGAACTGGGGCTGGGCCGGCCGTACAGCGTGCAGGGCACCGTCGTCCACGGTGACCAGCGCGGCCGGACCATTGGCTACCCCACGCTCAATCTCAGCCCCGTCCCGGAGCGGAAGCTGCTGCCACCCGACGGGGTCTATGCCGTGCGGGTGACGCTCCCCGAGGGGCGGTTTGGCGGAATGCTCAACCTCGGCCCGCGCCCCACCTTCGGCGACGCCGGGCGTCGGATCGAAACGCACGTCTTCGACGCGTCGCACGACTGGTACGGGGCGCCGGTCCGCCTGGACTTCGTCGCCCGACTTCGGGAAACCCGCCCGTTCAGCGGGCTCGACGCCCTCAAGGCGCAGCTGGCCGACGACGAGCGGCACGCCCGGGCCGCCCTGGCGTAATCGGGCCGGCGGGTGCGGCGTGCAATGGCGGACCCGCCGCTGGCTACCGCAGGCGCCGCTCGACCTCTAAGTTAAGGGGCTTGGCGCACTTCGCGCCGTTTCCCGCGCGTCCCCGGGCGGGGGTCCCTCCCGGGCTCTCCCCACGCGCGTCGACATTCCCCCTGGCCACCGGCGTACGATGGCGAACCTGAAGTACCGCGTCCTGCTTATTGTGGCGCTCTTCGCGGCTTCCGCGTGGGCGCTCTTTCCGCGAACGGTCGTTGAGCGCGTGAAGCGCAACGGCGTCTTCGTGTACGACACCGTGAAGCGCGTGCCGCTCAAGCGCGGCCTCGACCTCCAGGGCGGCATGCACCTGACGCTCGAGGTTGACGAATCCAAGCAGGCGGTGGCCAACAAGAGTGAAGCGCTCGATCGCGCACTCAAGGTCGTGCGTCAGCGCATCGACGAGTTCGGCGTATCCGAACCCGTGGTGCAGAAGGCGGGCGATGAGCGCATCATCGTGGAACTGCCCGGTCTCGATGATCCGCAGCGTGCGCAGGAAGTCGTGCAGAACCAGGCGTTCCTCGAGTTCCAGATCACCGACAAGACGCAGGCGCTCGAGAAGGTGATGTCGCGCTTCGACGACATCGCGAAGCAGCAGGGCCTCGCCGTCGGCACCGATCAGAAGGTGCTCGGCGACAGCGCCAAGCCCACGACCGTCACGTCGCTGCTCACGCAGAAGACGGATACGGCGAAGAAGGATTCCACGAAGGCCGACACGGCGAAGGCCGCCGCCACCACCGGTGGCGACAGCGCGTCCAAGACGCCGGCCGCCACGGGCGGTCTCTTCAGCACGAACGTGCAGCCCGGGCAGCTGCCGGGGCAGTACATCGTGCCCGACAAGGCCTATCCCGCCATCGAGCGCGCCCTCGCGCTGCCGGCCATTCAGGCCGCGATGCCGCCGGGCAAGGTGATGCGCTGGGGCGTCGATTCGCTCGGCACGGCCACGGAAAAGTTCCGCACCCTGTACGTGCTGGATGCGCGCCCGATCATCACCGGTGAAGTGCTGACCGATGCGCGTCCGTCCACCGATCCGGTGGAAGGCAACGTGGTGCAGTTCACGCTGAACAACGAAGGCGCGCGCCGCTTCAAGACGGAGACGGGCAAGCACGTCAAGGACAACATGGCCATCGTGCTCGACCAGCGGGTCGTCACGGCGCCGGTCCTCAACAGCGCGATCGGCCGCAACGGCCAGATCACGCTCGGCGGTGGTACGCTGCAGGCCGCGCAGGACCTCGCCCTGGTCCTCCGCGCCGGTGCGCTCCCGGTCCCGCTCAAGGTCGCCGAAGTGCGGCAGATCGGTGCCAGCCTGGGCCAGGACTCCATCAACAAGGGCGTCCTCGCACTGGGCGTGGCCGTGGCGCTCATCATCGTGATCATGATCGGCTACTACAAGTTTGCCGGTGTGCTCGCGGTAGTCGCCCTGATCATGTACCTCGTGTACACGCTGGCCATGCTCGCCGGCTTCCACGCGGTGCTCACGCTCCCCGGCCTCGCTGGTTTCGTGCTCTCGATCGGTATCGCGGTTGACGCGAACGTGCTGATCTTCGAGCGCATCCGTGAAGAACTCGATCATGGCAAGTCGGTCCGCCTCTCGATCGACGAAGGCTTCCGTCACGCCCTGAGCGCCATCATCGACACGTCGGCGACGACGATCCTGTCAGGCATGGTTCTCTACCAGTACGGCACCGGCCCGGTGCGCGGCTTTGCGGTGACGCTCGTCGCCGGTCTCGTCGCTTCGCTCTTCACGGCCATCTTCGTGACTCGCACTTTCTTCCTGCTCTGGCTCGACCGCTCGCGCGGTACCCAGACGCTGAGCATCTGAGGACCCATGCTGCGTATTTTCCACGACACCAAGTACGAGTTCGTCAAGCACTGGCGCTGGGCGGCTGGGCTGACGATCGCGTTCATTCTCGCCGGCCTCATCACCTTCGGCATCACCGGCGGGGTGAACTACAGCATTGAGTTCACCGGCGGCACGCTCATGCAGGTGCAGTTCAAGACGCCGCCCAACGTGGCCGACGTCCGCGCCACGCTCGATCAGGCCGGTATCACCGGCGCCGAAATCCAGCAGTTCGGTACTGCCACGGACTACACCATCCGGGCGCGCGAAGAGAAGCAGGTGGCCCAGCAGGCGGCGGGCGCGGAAGGCATCTCCAAGGAGATCCAGAGTGCGCTCGACAAGAAGTTCGGCGCCGGCGCCGTGACTGTCGTACGGACCGAGGCGGTCGGCCCCAAGGTCGGCAGCGAGCTCCGCTCGGGCGCGGCCATGGCCATGCTCATCGCCTCCATCTTCACCCTGATCTACCTGGCTATCCGCTTCGACTGGCGCTTCGGCGCGGCCGCGGTGCTCTCGACGGTGCACGACATCCTCGTGACCTTCGCGTTCATCAAGCTGCTGCACATCGAAGTGTCGCTCACCGTCGTCGCGGCCATCCTGACGCTGCTGGGGTATTCGGCCAACGACACGATCATCATCTTCGACCGCGTCCGCGAGAATCTCCGCAAGCCGCATAAGGGGATGACGCTCGGTCAGCTGCTCGACAAGTCCATCAACGAAACGCTGCCGCGCTCGATCATGACGCACGCCACGGTGCTCGCGGCCACGGTCGCGCTGCTCATTCTGGCTGGCGAAGTGATCCGACCGTTTGCGTGGGTCATGACCTTCGGCGTGTTCGTCGCGACGTTCTCGTCGATCTACGTCGCCGGCCCGGTCCTGCTGTGGATCGAGTCGAAGTACCCGCGTGAAGAAGACAGCGCGACCGCCCGTGCCGCGCGCGCGGGGAACGAAGCGGCCGCCGCGGCCAAGCCGAGCGGTGGTCGTCCGGAGCGCCTCGCCACGCGCTGATCGCGTGACCGAGACACCCCTGCCAGGGCACGTGACGGCGTACGCCGACAGTCACGTGCACCTGGCCAGCCCGGCCTTCGCAGATGATGCGGAGGCCGTTGTGCTTCGGGCCCGCGAGGCGGGCGCCGAACTGCTGGTCTGCATCGGCGAGACGCCCGACGCCGCCCTGCGCGCCCGCGCCATCGCGGCGCGCCATCCGGGGTTGGTGGCGCACACCTGTGGCGTGCACCCGCACGAGGCCGCCTCGTGGGATGACGCGCGCGATGCGGCGGCTATTCGCGAGGCCGTGGCATTCGGTGCCGTGGCCGTCGGTGAGTGCGGCCTGGACTATCACTACGACTTCGCGCCCCGCGAGCAGCAGCGGTACGCGTTCGCCGCGCAGCTCGCGCTGGCGGCCGAGCTCCGCCGCCCGATCGTGCTGCATACCCGCGACGCCGAAGCCGACACGGAAGCCTTCCTCCGCGACGCCGAGGCCGCCGGTGTGCGCGGCGTGCTGCACTGCTATACCGGCTCGCTCGCCCTCGCCGAGCGCGGGCTCGCGGCGGGGTGGTTCGTGTCCTTCTCCGGTATCATCACCTTTCGGAACTGGACCGACGAGGCGCTGCTGCGCGCCGTGCCCGATGATCGGCTGATGGTCGAGTCGGATGCGCCCTATCTCGCGCCCGTCCCCTTCCGCGGGAAGCGAAATGAGTCGTCGTGGGTACCACTTACCATCGATCGGCTCGCCACGGCGCGCGGGGTGACCCCCGACGCGCTCGCGGCACAGACCCTCCGCAATACCCGGCACTTCTTTGGGCTCGCTGACGCGGCCCACGCTTGAATCCCAGCCTCCCCGTCATTCACTTCCCCGTATGGCACTCGAAATCCTGCACACCGACCACGCGCCCAAGGCCATCGGCCCCTACGCGCAGGCCATCAAGGCCAACGGCTTCCTCTTCACGGCCGGGCAGATTCCCCTCGATCCCGTGTCGATGGACGTCGTCACGGGCGATGTGGCCGCGCAGACTGAGCAGGTGCTCGCGAATCTGGGCGCCGTGCTCGCCGAAGCCGGCGTGACGTGGAGCGATGTGGTGAAGACGACATGCTTCCTCACCACGATGGATGACTTCGCGGCGTTCAACACCGTGTACGCGCGCGTGCTGGGCGACGCACGACCGGCGCGCTCCACCGTGGCGGTCGCCGGCCTGCCGCGCAACGTGCGCGTGGAAGTCGAACTCGTCGCCGCCCTGCCGGCGCGCTGACGCGTGATTCGGCGATCCCTGCGTGCGTGGTGCCTGGCCGGCGTGGTGCTCATCCCACCCGGTCTGATGGCGCAGGTCGCTCCGCCGACACAGCCGCCGGCCAAGACGCCGGTGCAGCAGCCCCCCGCGCCCAAACCCGCGGCCCCCAAACCGGCCGCGCGTCAGGATTCCTCGGTGGTGCGTCGCCGGCCGGCTGCCATCGCGGCCCGCCCGCAGGCACCGCTCTCGCCCAAGCGCGCGTTTCTGACGTCGGCCGCGCTCCCTGGCCTCGGACAGTCCAAGCTCGACCGCGGGTCGTCGGGCGCGCTCTTCGCCGCCGTTGAACTGGCCGCCGTCGTGATGCTCCGCCGCAGCAACGCGGATTATCACGAGGCGAAGCGCTTTCAGCTCGATACGATTCCGACGGACTTCGCGATCGGGAGCAACGGCAAGCCCGTGAAGCTGGGCTCCACGGCCACCGGCTATACCGCCGATCTCGTACGCACGCGGCGACTGCATCGCGAAGACTGGATCGCCGTCATCGCGTTCAACCACCTGTTCTCGGGGGCCGACGCGTTCGTCGCCGCGCAGCTGTGGGATATGCCGGTGCAGATGAGCGCGGTGCCAACCGCGCGCGGTGCCGCGGTGGTCGCTACGCTGCGGTTCTGAGTGGCCGCCCGGCCCGAGCGAAACGGTCATGTCTGACGCCCCCATTGGCATCTTCGACTCCGGTCTCGGCGGCCTGACGGTCGTTCGCGCCATTCAGCGTCGCCTGCCGAACGAGTCGCTCGTCTACGTCGGCGATACCGCGCGCGTCCCGTACGGGCCCAAGAGCCCGGACACGGTGCGTCGCTATGCCGTCCAGATCAGTGAATGGCTGGTGGAGCAGGGGGTGAAGCTGGTCGTGGTGGCGTGCAACACGGCCACCGCGCACGCGCTCACGCTGTTGCAGGATCTGCTCCCCGTGCCGGTCATCGGCGTGATTGCGCCGGGTGCGCGCGCGGCCGTGGAGGCGGCGCCGGCGGGGGTGATCGGTGTGATCGGTACCGCCGGCACCATTCGATCGGGCGCGTACGAGCGGGCCATCCACGCGATCGATCCCGCGCGCGTCGTGCACGCCATGGCGTGTCCGCTCCTCGTGCCGTTGGTCGAAGAAGGGTGGATCGACCACGATGCCACCCGTCTGGTGGTGCGCGAGTACCTGACGCCGCTCGCCGCCGCCGGCATGGGCGCGCTGGTGCTGGGATGCACGCACTATCCGTTGCTGCGCGACGTGCTGGCGCAGGCAGTCGGACCCGACGTCGTGCTCATCGACAGCGCCGAGGAGACGGCCGCCGCCGTGGACCGCGAGCTCGCGGCGCGAACGATGGCCGCCACGGGCGCCGAACCGGCCGCGCTGCGCGTCATCGCCTCCGACGCGCCGCAGCACTTCCGTGCCCTAGCGGCCCGCTTCCTCGACCGGCCGCTCGAGGCGGTCGAGCACGTCGTCTTTACCTGAGCCGGTGTACGCCACGCGCTCGATCGCTGCGTCGGTGATCCGCAGGTACTGCTGATCGAGGTACCACGCGCCCGCGTTGCCGTACACCCCGCGCCCCGCCCGAACGAGCATGGGCACGTGCGAATGCCCATGCATCACGAGCGAGGGGCCGGCGGGCGCGGTGAGCGCCTGCGTGCCAACCGCCAAGAGCCCGGCGCCGCCATCGCGCGCGCGCCCCTTGCGACTCGTTTTCGAGGATGCCATCGCGAGCCGGGTCGCCAGCGTCGGATGCAGGTAGGAGTACGCCCGAATGGCGAGCGGATGCCGCAGCACCGTCCGCAGTCGGCGATACGGCGCGTCCTCGACCTCGCGAAGGCCGTCTCCGTGCGCCAGAAGGGCCTGCCACGGCCCGATCGCCCCCCGCCACGGCTCCAGGGTGTACTCCACCCCCGTCTCGGCCATCAGCGCGTCGCCGCCCCAGCAATCGTGGTTGCCGCCGATCCACAGTACGGGCAGCCCCGCATCACGTAGCGAGGCCAGCTCGGCCAGCACCCGATACCCGACGCGCGGCATGGCGTACTGCCAGGCGAACCAGAAGTCGAACAGGTCGCCCATGATCACCAGCGAGCGCGACGTCTCCGGCAGCGACCGCAGCAGCTGCCGCAGCGAGCGCTCGGCATCGACCGACGCCACGCCAAGGTGGACGTCGCCGATCACGGTACAGGGCGTGGGAAGCACGCAGGCAGTCTAATCCGTGGCGTCCGGGCCCACAAACCGCAGCCCGTCGCACGCTTGGCGTGGCCCCCGGCGGCGGGCATCTTCCCGGGCATGTCTGAGACACCCGCCGCCAACGAAACCATCTCCGAACTGCGTGTCCGGTACGCCGAGACCGATCAGATGGGGGTGGTCTACCACGCCAATTATCTCGTCTGGTGCGAGATCGGTCGCACCGACTACATCCGGCGCGCCGGCCGATCCTATGCGGACCTGGAGCGCGACGGGGTGCGGCTCGCCGTCTCCGATGCGTCGATGCGTTTCCATGCGTCGGCGCGCTACGATGATCCCATCCGGGTGCACACGACGCTGGTGGAGGTTGGTTCACGCGGAATGCGCTTCGACTATCGCATCGTGCGGGCGGATACGAACGCGCTGCTGGTGTCCGCCAGCACCGCGCTCGTGTCGATCAATGCGGCGGGGCGATTGACGGCGCTGCCGCCCGAGGTCCGCGGCTGGCTCACCCGGGCGATGGCGGGCGAATGCTGACCCGTGCCGCTGGCTGGCGGGCGCACCGGGGCCGCGCCGGGCTCGCGCCGATGCTGGCGCTGAGCCTCGCGGCGAACCTCGCCGCCTGTGGGCGCCCGGCGCGCCAGGCGGCACCGACCCCGTTCGATGTCGACCTCGAGGCGCGCCTGCTGGCAACGACCGATCAGCGCGTGGTCGACACCGTCGTGCTCGACGCCGCGCTGCGCAGCGCCCATCCGGCCACGCGTGCCCGCGCGGTGCTTGCCATCGGTCAGCTCAAGGCGCGCGGGCGCTATCCGCAGCTGCGCGACCGCTTGCTCGATGGCGATACTGCCATCGCCGCCAATGCCGCGTACGCCATCGGGATCGCGCACGACACGGGAAGTGTGCTCGCGCTGGCGCGCGCGTTGGGGGGTGCCCCCGATGCGGTCGCTCGCGAGGCCGCCTGGGCCCTCGGCGAGATTGGCGAACCCGCGCGCACCGTGCTGGCCGTGGCCCTTGGCGACCGGCTCGCGAATCCCGTGCGCGAGAGCCCATTGGCGCTCCGTGAGCCGCCCGTCCGCGCGGCCGCAGTCCTGGCGCTCGTCAAGCTGCGACCGGTACCGGCCACGGTGCTCGTCCCATGGGTGGCGGATCCGGCCCCCGAGGTCGCGCGGGCGGCGGCCTACGTTGTCGGACGCGCCCGTGTCGCGGGGGCCGTGCGCGCGGTGCTTCCGTTGCAGCAGTCGGCCGACGAGGAGACGCGGCAGCACGTGGCGCGCGCGCTCACGCGTGCGGTGGTGGGCGATTCGCTGAGTGACGCGGCGCGGCGTGCGTTGAGTGCGCTGGTGCGCGACGCCAGTGAGCGCGTGCGCATCAACGCGGTGCGCAGCCTCGAAACGTTCGGCCCAGCGGTCGCGGCGCAGGTCATGCCCCTCATGCGGGATCCCGTCGGCAATGTGCGCGTGGCCACCAGCGAAGCACTTGGCGAGGTGCTCGGCCGCGACACCGCCCAGTGGCGCGCGGCCTGGGATGCCGACACCGCGCTCACCGTGCGACGTACGCTGCTGGCGCAGGCTCGTCGCCTCGGCGTGCCGTTGGCCCCCGGCATCGAACGGGAGTGGGCCACGCGCACGGACTGGCAATATCGCGTGGCCGCGTTGGGCGAAGGCGCCGCGAATGCGCCGCGCGATACCACGCTGGCTCGCCAATTGGTCACCGATCGCGACGGGCGCGTGCAACGCGCCGCGCGGCAACGGCTGGGTATTCGCGACACCACCGCGCGGCGCAGCCGCACCGCGCCGCCCCCGGCGCGGCCGTTGGCCGACTACGCGCGACTCGTGCGCCAATGGGTCGTCCCCGGTGCCGCGCAGCCGCGTGCCGTGATCGAGACCGACCGGGGACGCGTCGTCGTCGAGCTCGCCGCCCGTGAAGCGCCGCTCGTGGTCGAAGCCTTCGTGCGGCTGGCGCGGACCGGCGTGTATCGGAACACGACCTTCCATCGCGTGGTACCCAACTTTGTCGTGCAGGATGGCGATGCCAGTGGGGACGGAAGCGGCGACGCCGGTTTCTCGTTGCGTGAGAGTTGGACGCGGCTACGCCACGGTCGCGGATGTCTCGGCCTCGCGACCTCGGGGCCCGACACCGGCGGGAGTCAGTATTACCTGTGCCATGCGCCGCAGCCGCATCTCGACGGCGCCTACACCGTGTTCGGCCACGTGCTGGAGGGCTTCGACGTCATGGACCGCATCGTACAGGGTGATCGCATGTTGCGGATCACCATCCCATGAACGCGCGACTGGCGCCTCTGGCGGCTCTGGCGGCGATGCTGATCGCGGCTTGTGCGCCGGCGGCCCGACGGCTCGACGGCACCCCGACGCGCGCGGTGTTTCCGCCCGCGGTGCTCTCCGCGCGTCCTACGGTCCTGCGCTTCACGTGGAGCTACAAGGACGAAACGTTCGAAGCCACCGGTGATGGCGCCGTGCGCGTGCAGGGCCCCGATCATGCGCGCCTCGACTTCTTCCTGCGCAACGGGATGGCGGGCGGCTACGCCATCCTCATTGGCGATTCGCTCCACATTCCGGGCATCGACCTGGTGAAGCGACTGTTGCCACCGGTCCCGCTGCTGTGGGCGTCGCTCGGGCGGCTGGCATTGCCCGCGACCCCCGATACCGTCGCACGGATGCGCGGGGATTCCCTCTGGGCCGATCTCGGTCGCCTGCGGGGCGCCGATGCCAGCAAGGCCGATGGCCGGGCGTGGCGCGTCGGCTTCAGCGGCGTGCGGCTCGCGCGGGTCGAGCGCATCGAAAGCGGCCGCCTGGTGGAGTGGATGAGCCGTGGTCGCACCGGCGACGGCCCGCTGCAGTTGCAGTATGTTAACGAGCAAGGCAAGCGACGCCTGTCGATTGCCGTGACCGACTCTTCGTTTGTCGAGAAATTTGATGACGCCATCTGGCGCCGCCCCTGATCGCGATGGTGACGCGTCGGTCCGACGACTGACGCGTCGCGACGCGTTGGCGCTGAGCGCTTCGCTCGGCGCCGCCGTGCTGCTCTCCGCCTGCTACGGATTCTCGGGAGGCGGTGGGCTCCCCAAGAATCTCAAGACGGTGGCCATCGAGCCGTTTGACAACGAGACGGCGTCCCCGGAACTCCAGAAGGAGCTCTTCGACGCCCTGCGCAAGACGCTGCACGATCGGCTCAACCTGCGCGAAGCGCCGCTGGCGAAGGCCGACCTTGTGGTGACCGGCAGCATTCTGAAGTACGACGTCGACATCCCGGCGGGCGTCTCGGCGGATTCACGCCAGACGACGTCCACGCGCCGACGGCTGCAGCTCGTGATTGACATCGAGATCATCGAGCAGAAGACCAGCCGCAGCCTGCTCAAGAAGGCCGGCCTCTCGCGCGAAGGGCAGTACGCCGAAGGCGGTGAGGTGACCGGCCGCCGCAACGCCATCGAAAGTCTCATGGCCGATATCGTGGACGGAGTGCAGTCGCAGTGGTGACGCGCGAAGCGCCCCGTCGCCCGGTGGCCAAGGTGATGCGCCTCGAGGAGGCGGTGAGCTGGCGCGCCGGCGTGCGCGGCGCCGTCGTCTTCACCAACGGCGTGTTTGATCTGCTCCATCCCGGCCACATCGAAGTGCTCGACATGGCGCGACGGGAAGGCGCGGCGCTCATCGTGGGCGTCAACAGTGACGCCTCCGTCCAGCGGCTCAAGGGGCCGACGCGTCCCGTGCGCACCACCGCCGAGCGGGCGTTGGTGCTCGCCGGGCTCGAAAGCGTCGATGCGGTCGTGGTCTTCGAAGAGGATACGCCCATCGAGCTCGTGAAGGCGCTTGAGCCCGATGTCATCGTGAAGGGCGGCGACTACTCGCCGGCCACGATCGTCGGCGCCGACGTGGTCACCGCGCGCGGCGGTCGCGTCGTCGTCGTCCCGCTCGTGCCCGGCCAATCCACCA contains the following coding sequences:
- a CDS encoding RidA family protein, with the protein product MALEILHTDHAPKAIGPYAQAIKANGFLFTAGQIPLDPVSMDVVTGDVAAQTEQVLANLGAVLAEAGVTWSDVVKTTCFLTTMDDFAAFNTVYARVLGDARPARSTVAVAGLPRNVRVEVELVAALPAR
- the rfaE2 gene encoding D-glycero-beta-D-manno-heptose 1-phosphate adenylyltransferase, encoding MVTREAPRRPVAKVMRLEEAVSWRAGVRGAVVFTNGVFDLLHPGHIEVLDMARREGAALIVGVNSDASVQRLKGPTRPVRTTAERALVLAGLESVDAVVVFEEDTPIELVKALEPDVIVKGGDYSPATIVGADVVTARGGRVVVVPLVPGQSTTSIIEKLRG
- a CDS encoding bifunctional riboflavin kinase/FAD synthetase — protein: MSMQILTGPDTERGVQHAEGAVVTVGTFDGVHRGHHDILRRLVDRAAAASLPSVVITFDPHPLDVVNPAAAPPLLTLLDEKLERIAAAGVSCVAVLPFTPALAAYEAERFVDEILVRRFRVHDLLVGYDHGFGRGRMGDADVLRALGAARGFSVSVLDPVHTPDGHAISSTAIRRAVAGGDLHRAELGLGRPYSVQGTVVHGDQRGRTIGYPTLNLSPVPERKLLPPDGVYAVRVTLPEGRFGGMLNLGPRPTFGDAGRRIETHVFDASHDWYGAPVRLDFVARLRETRPFSGLDALKAQLADDERHARAALA
- the secF gene encoding protein translocase subunit SecF, with the translated sequence MLRIFHDTKYEFVKHWRWAAGLTIAFILAGLITFGITGGVNYSIEFTGGTLMQVQFKTPPNVADVRATLDQAGITGAEIQQFGTATDYTIRAREEKQVAQQAAGAEGISKEIQSALDKKFGAGAVTVVRTEAVGPKVGSELRSGAAMAMLIASIFTLIYLAIRFDWRFGAAAVLSTVHDILVTFAFIKLLHIEVSLTVVAAILTLLGYSANDTIIIFDRVRENLRKPHKGMTLGQLLDKSINETLPRSIMTHATVLAATVALLILAGEVIRPFAWVMTFGVFVATFSSIYVAGPVLLWIESKYPREEDSATARAARAGNEAAAAAKPSGGRPERLATR
- the secD gene encoding protein translocase subunit SecD, which codes for MANLKYRVLLIVALFAASAWALFPRTVVERVKRNGVFVYDTVKRVPLKRGLDLQGGMHLTLEVDESKQAVANKSEALDRALKVVRQRIDEFGVSEPVVQKAGDERIIVELPGLDDPQRAQEVVQNQAFLEFQITDKTQALEKVMSRFDDIAKQQGLAVGTDQKVLGDSAKPTTVTSLLTQKTDTAKKDSTKADTAKAAATTGGDSASKTPAATGGLFSTNVQPGQLPGQYIVPDKAYPAIERALALPAIQAAMPPGKVMRWGVDSLGTATEKFRTLYVLDARPIITGEVLTDARPSTDPVEGNVVQFTLNNEGARRFKTETGKHVKDNMAIVLDQRVVTAPVLNSAIGRNGQITLGGGTLQAAQDLALVLRAGALPVPLKVAEVRQIGASLGQDSINKGVLALGVAVALIIVIMIGYYKFAGVLAVVALIMYLVYTLAMLAGFHAVLTLPGLAGFVLSIGIAVDANVLIFERIREELDHGKSVRLSIDEGFRHALSAIIDTSATTILSGMVLYQYGTGPVRGFAVTLVAGLVASLFTAIFVTRTFFLLWLDRSRGTQTLSI
- a CDS encoding acyl-CoA thioesterase — translated: MSETPAANETISELRVRYAETDQMGVVYHANYLVWCEIGRTDYIRRAGRSYADLERDGVRLAVSDASMRFHASARYDDPIRVHTTLVEVGSRGMRFDYRIVRADTNALLVSASTALVSINAAGRLTALPPEVRGWLTRAMAGEC
- a CDS encoding peptidylprolyl isomerase; the protein is MLTRAAGWRAHRGRAGLAPMLALSLAANLAACGRPARQAAPTPFDVDLEARLLATTDQRVVDTVVLDAALRSAHPATRARAVLAIGQLKARGRYPQLRDRLLDGDTAIAANAAYAIGIAHDTGSVLALARALGGAPDAVAREAAWALGEIGEPARTVLAVALGDRLANPVRESPLALREPPVRAAAVLALVKLRPVPATVLVPWVADPAPEVARAAAYVVGRARVAGAVRAVLPLQQSADEETRQHVARALTRAVVGDSLSDAARRALSALVRDASERVRINAVRSLETFGPAVAAQVMPLMRDPVGNVRVATSEALGEVLGRDTAQWRAAWDADTALTVRRTLLAQARRLGVPLAPGIEREWATRTDWQYRVAALGEGAANAPRDTTLARQLVTDRDGRVQRAARQRLGIRDTTARRSRTAPPPARPLADYARLVRQWVVPGAAQPRAVIETDRGRVVVELAAREAPLVVEAFVRLARTGVYRNTTFHRVVPNFVVQDGDASGDGSGDAGFSLRESWTRLRHGRGCLGLATSGPDTGGSQYYLCHAPQPHLDGAYTVFGHVLEGFDVMDRIVQGDRMLRITIP
- a CDS encoding UDP-2,3-diacylglucosamine diphosphatase is translated as MLPTPCTVIGDVHLGVASVDAERSLRQLLRSLPETSRSLVIMGDLFDFWFAWQYAMPRVGYRVLAELASLRDAGLPVLWIGGNHDCWGGDALMAETGVEYTLEPWRGAIGPWQALLAHGDGLREVEDAPYRRLRTVLRHPLAIRAYSYLHPTLATRLAMASSKTSRKGRARDGGAGLLAVGTQALTAPAGPSLVMHGHSHVPMLVRAGRGVYGNAGAWYLDQQYLRITDAAIERVAYTGSGKDDVLDRLERPVEEAGR
- the murI gene encoding glutamate racemase, whose translation is MSDAPIGIFDSGLGGLTVVRAIQRRLPNESLVYVGDTARVPYGPKSPDTVRRYAVQISEWLVEQGVKLVVVACNTATAHALTLLQDLLPVPVIGVIAPGARAAVEAAPAGVIGVIGTAGTIRSGAYERAIHAIDPARVVHAMACPLLVPLVEEGWIDHDATRLVVREYLTPLAAAGMGALVLGCTHYPLLRDVLAQAVGPDVVLIDSAEETAAAVDRELAARTMAATGAEPAALRVIASDAPQHFRALAARFLDRPLEAVEHVVFT
- a CDS encoding TatD family hydrolase produces the protein MTETPLPGHVTAYADSHVHLASPAFADDAEAVVLRAREAGAELLVCIGETPDAALRARAIAARHPGLVAHTCGVHPHEAASWDDARDAAAIREAVAFGAVAVGECGLDYHYDFAPREQQRYAFAAQLALAAELRRPIVLHTRDAEADTEAFLRDAEAAGVRGVLHCYTGSLALAERGLAAGWFVSFSGIITFRNWTDEALLRAVPDDRLMVESDAPYLAPVPFRGKRNESSWVPLTIDRLATARGVTPDALAAQTLRNTRHFFGLADAAHA